TCAGCTCGTCGCTGAGCAGGTGGCCGCCCCGCGCCGCGCGGATGGGGTCCATGTCGCCGATCAGGTCGGCCACGGTCACGTCGGGCGTGGCCAGCTTTTCCACGTAGCGCCGGTCCGGCCCGATCCACTCGATGGGCGCGTCGTCGCCCGCGTCGCGAAGCAGCTCGCGGCCGTACTTGCTGATGGGGGCGAACGGGTCGTCGTTCACCTCCGAGCCGGCCAGGACGGGAATCTCGGGATCCAGCAGGGTGGCCAGCTGGCGCAGGATGCGGCTCTTGGCCTGCCCGCGCAGCCCCAGCAGGATGAAGTTGTGCCGCGCCAGGACGGCGTTGGCCAGCGAGGGGACCACGGTGTCGTCGTAGCCCACGATTCCGGGAAACATGGTGTGCCCGTCCTTGAGCCGGGCGATCAGGTTTTCGCGCATCTCCGCTTTCACGGAGCGGGTCTGGTAACCGGAGGCGCGCAGGGCGCCGAGCGTGGTCGCGAGCTGGGTCATCAGGGCAGACGGGTGGCTCGGGAAGGGGTCACGGGCGCGGCGCCTCCGCCGCAAGAACCGGGCGATGTCAGAATCCGCAGCCCTCGCGGCGTTTCCCATCTGAACCCCCTGACAAGGAGGCCGCAATGGGCTGGGACATCGTCGCCCGCATCCGCGAGCCGCACACCGGCATCGACGCCACGCCCTTCATCGGCCTGGTGATGGTGATGCTCGTCACGGCCATGGCGGTGCCCGTCACCACAGCCTGCTACTTCGACCGCCTTGCGACCAGCGTAACGGCCGACGAGCTGCCCGAGAACCGGGTGACGATCGGCATCGAGCGCAGCGGGATGATCTGGATGGCGGGGCCGGGAGGCGGCATCGGCATCGCGCCGCGAGACTTGTCGGCCCGTCTGGGCATTGCGCTGGCGGGAGTTCGCGGTACGGAGAGGCGTATCGTGAACATCCGGGCGGACCAGGATGCGCCGTATGCCCGAGTGCTCGATGCGGTCGCCGCCGCGCGGGCCAACGAGGTCCGTACGTTGGGCCTGATCACCGATCCGCCTCCGGCAGCCCGGCCGGCGGATCTCTGAATTTCCTGTTCAACAGCAGACCACGGGAGGACGCGATGGCGATGATTGCGGGAGGAACGCGCGGCGGGTTCACGGCTTCGATCAACATGACGCCGATGATCGACGTGCTGCTGGTGCTGCTGATCATCTTCATGGTGGTGCAGGCCAGCCTTCAGCGGGGGCTCTCGGTTCACGTGCCCGCGTCCAAGACGGACGGGCCGGTGGGGCCGCCGCAGGTCGACAATCTGGTGCTTGAGGTGGAGCCGGGCGGACGATACGCGCTGAATCGGCGGCCGCTGAACGGGGCGCGGCTGACGGAGGAGCTGCAGGCGGTGTTCGCGAACCGTCCGCGCAAGCTGCTGTACGTGAAGGCTTCCGAGCAGCTCTCGTATGGCGAGGTGATCCACGCCTTCGATGCCAGCCGCGCCGCGGGCGTGGACATCATCGGCCTGATGCCGCGGAACTGATAGCCTGTTGAGCGGCGCTGAACGAAGAGCCTTGACGTGTCATTCTGAACAGCCTAAACTTAGGGCAATCATAGCCCCCACGCCTCTTCGGTAACACGAATGCGCACCAGGGGGCTTTTTATTTTTCCCAAGAGCGCGGCGGTTCGTCATGGCGCGATCCTACCTGAAGCCCGCCCTCTCACCGTCGGACCTGCTAGCCCATCTTCAGAACCGCGGGCTGCACGTCCCGGATCCCGTCCAGGCACTGCACGCGCTGGAGTACGTGGGGTACTACCGGCTCCTTATATACATGCGCCCGCTGCAGACGCCCGGGCCACCAAAGACGTTCGTCGCGGGAGCCCGGTTCGACGATGTGCTCTCGTTGTACGAGTTCGACCGGGAGCTGCGGCTGTTGTGCCTGGACGGGATTGAGCGGATCGAGGTAGCGCTTCGGGCAGCCATCGTAAACCAGGTCGCCGTCCAGCACGGTCCGCACTTTTTTCTGGAGCCTCAGAACTTCGAAAAGCTCGAGTACTTCGTGGAGTTCTTCCAGGCTGCGGCAAAGGCTCGGTATCTAGGCGTTCAGCACTACCGGGAGCGGTACGACGATCCTCCGCTCGCTCCTGTATGGACGATCATGGAGGCACTCACGTACGGGCAGCTTTCACACCTCTTTTCGCGACTGGCGCTCGGTCATCGAAAGCAGATCGCGATTCGGTTCGGCTTCGACGAGTCGATCCTCGTTTCATGGTTCCGATCGCTGAACATGCTGCGCAACATGTGCGCGCACCACAACCGCCTGTGGAACTTTCAGATGCTGGTCGACCAGCCCAAGGCGGCCAAGCGGATGAGAAACGAGTTTCCCTCGACGGACCGGTTCTACGCGCGAGCCGTGGTGCTCGCAACGCTTCTCGATGCCACGGGTCACGGGGCCGGCTGGCGCAGGCGGCTCGTGGAATTGGTCGATCGCTACCCGACCGTGCCAACGGCGAGCATGGGGTTTCCAGCCGATTGGAGAGCGCGTTCGTTCTGGGCGCAAGCCTGCTAACGGCATGGATAAACAGCAAACGATAGAGGTGCCCCCGGCGGTGGAGCTTCACGCGTGCGAAACAACGGAGCTCCGCCGATGCATGGGCGCCCGGGGGCTTCCCCCACACGCCCACCGCACCTGCCGAAGCCACCCGATGTCATCCCGATGGGGAGCGCCCCGGAAAACCTGCCTGTACACCAGGGATCGCAGCGACTGAGAGATCCGCCACACAGCGTGGAGCCGCTCACAGCCGCGGAGAGCGGTACCCGTTCTCTTCGCGGGCGCGCCGTCGCGCGTCGGCAGACGCGGCGTGGGTCCAAGTAAAGCCTCCCGGCCGTCTGCGACGCTTTCCGCTGTTGTTGCGGCAGTTCCTGGTCCCCTTCAGGGCCCGGGCACAGCGGACGCGACGGCGCATGAGGCGATGTGTGTGGCAGATCCCTCAGTCGCTGCGAAGTTCGTCGTTTGGGCAGGTGCCCCTTGGCCGCTCCATCGGGATGACATCGCGGGTCCGCCTCACTCACGCACTCACGCACTCACGCACTCACGCACTCACGCACTCACGCACTCACGCACTTCCCCTCACACCGAAAGCTCCCACGGCCGCCCGCCCGCGGCGCGGCTGCGGGCCACCGCGTCGCGCATTAGCAGCTCCTGGTAGTTGATCTCGTCCTCGCCCGGCGCGGGGCGGCGCTGCACGTACTGGCCTTCGGAATCCAGGTCCCACGCCAGCCGATTGTCGCGCAGCGCCAGTTGCAGCACCTCGACCATCCGCTCGCGGAGCGCCGGGTCCAGCACGGGGACCATCGTCTCCACCCGCTCGTTCAGGTTGCGCCCCCGCCAGTCGGCGCTCCCCAGGAACAGCTCGGGGTCGCCGCCGTTCTCGAAATAGTAGATGCGGTCGTGCTCCAGGAAGCGGCCCAGGATGCTCACCACCCGGATGTTGTCGCTGTAGCCCGGCAGCCCAGGACGCAGCCGCGAGTGGCCGCGGACGATCAGGTCAATGCTCACCCCCGCCTGCGAGGCACGATACAGCGCCCGGATCATCCCGAAGTCGTCCAGCGCGTTGAGCTTGGCGATGATGCGCCCGGTGCCGCCCGACTCCTGCACCCGGATCTCGCGGTCGATGCGCTCCTCGAACACCCGCCGCATGTCGCGCGGGGCCACCACCAGGCGGTCGTACTGCTGGTCGGGGGCGTAGCCGGTGAGGAAGTGAAAGAAGTTCACCAGGTCGCGGCCGATTTCCGAGTTCGCCGTCAGCAGCCCGAAGTCGGTGTAGGCGCGGGTGGTCTTCGCGTGGTAGTTGCCCGTTCCCACGTGGCAGTACGTGCGCGGCCGCCCCTCTTCCAGCCGCACCACCAGCGTCACCTTGGAGTGCGTCTTCAGCCCGACCAGCCCGTAGGTAACGTGCACGCCCACGTCTTCCATCATCTGCGCGCCGACGATGTTGTTGGCCTCGTCGAAGCGCGCCGTCACCTCCACCAGCACCGCCACCTGCTTTCCCCGCTCGGCCGCGCGCAGCAGCGCCTGCACCACGGGTGACTTCACCCCGGTGCGGTACAGCGTCATCTTGATGGCCAGCACGTGCGGGTCGTCGGCCGCCTCTTCCACCAGCCGCTGCACGCTGGCGTTGAACGACTCGTACGGGTGGTGCACCAGCACGTCGCCGCGGCGCAGGATGGAAAAGACGTTGGCCTCGTCCTCCGTCTCGCCCTCGTGCTGCAGCGGCTCGGGGACCACCGGCTCCCACGGCTCGTAACGGAACTGCGGCAGGTCCAGCTCCGCCAGCGGCATGCACTCGGCGTGGTCGAGCATGTCGGCGGCCTCGTACACGTCCGACGGCTCCAGCTCCAGCTCGCGGATCAGCAGCTCGCGCACCTCGTCGGGCATTCCCCGCTCCACCTCCAGCCGCACCACGGGCGCAAACCGCCGCTCGCGCAGCTCCTCGGAAATCAGCGCCAGCAGGTCTTCGGCCTCGTCGTCGTCGCGGTCGACGTCGGCGTTGCGCGTGACGCGAAAGGCGCTGGCCGCTACCACCTCCATCCCTGGAAACAGCGCGCCCACGTTGGCCTGCACCACCTGCTCGACCGGGACGAAGTGGTGCTTGTGCGGGGAGTTGGGCACGGGCACCCAGCGACCCTGCGTCGTAGGCACCTTCAGACGGGCGAAGTGCATGGTGTTGCGCGCCGCGTGGCGCATCAGCACCGCCAGGGAAAGGCTGAGATTGGAGATGAAAGGAAAGGGGTGCCCCGGATCCACCGCCAGCGGGGTGAGCACCGGGTAGATGTTGTCGCGGAAGTACCGCGTCAGCCCGGCGCGCTGCTCGGCGTCCAGCTCGGCCCAGTCGGAGACGGCCACGTCGGCCTCGGCGCGCAGCCGCGGGCGCAGCTCGTGGTCCCAGGCCGTGGCGAGGGCCGCGTACATCTCGGCCGCCGCCTCGGCCACCAGGGCCAGCTGCTCGCCGGGGGTGCGGCCGTCCAGCGAGAGCGTCTGCACGCCGGCGATCAGCTGCCGCTTGAGCCCGCCCACCCGCTTCTGGAAGAACTCGTCGAGGTTGCCGCTGGTGATGGCCAGGAACCGCACGCGCTCCAGCAGGGGCGTGCGTTCGTCGCGCGCCTGGTGCAGCACCCGCCAGTTGAAGTCCAGCAGCCCCAGCTCGCGGTTGAAGTAGAGCGAGGGGTGCTCCAGCTCCGCACCCGGGGGAACGGGCTGCGGCTTCACGGCGCGCGAGGGTGCCCCGGGCGCGGCCTCGTCGTGCTCGCCGGGGCCGACGGCGCGCAGGGCGGGCCGCCCGCCTGGAGGCGTTGGTTCGGGGGTGGCGGCGGGGGCCGCGGGCGTTTCTTCGGCGCGCATGGGTTCGGTCAGTGTCACGAGGGCCGCGACGCCGCGGCCGGCTACTGGTTCACCCCGCGGCATGGGCGCCGGTTCCGTGCCGGGGAGTGCGGCGGCGCATCTCGCCGCCAGGATCGTTACAAATGGACGCATCCGGCGCGGCGCGATAAAAAGGGATGCGGGACGAACGTTTCCAGCGTAGAATCCCCGGTCCACGCGGTCCCGGCGGCGGATGCCGAGCACGGGAATCCGGATTTCCGCGCCCATGATGACGCACGTAAACGGCCACGCGTGGTCAAAAGTAGACAGCTGACCACAAATCGGAGTTCACGCCCGTCCACACTGCACCCGCCACCGCCCGAACCGATTGTACGGGGGGTATTTAGGGGAGGCCGGGGTTGGTGCCCCGGCCTGTGAATGTGCGCTAAGTGTGCACCGTGTGCACCTTTACGGCACCTGCTGGCCCTTGCTTCGGGAAATGTTCGGTATTAGAATAGGTGGTAGGAACGGCGCCGACAGCACTCGTGGTTCCACCCAGGATAGGGAATGTCGAACATGAAGGACCAGACGAACAGTGATCCCCGAAGCGCCACGATCAAGCACCTGCGGGAGACGGCCGCGGGGCGCGTGGAGAACACCTCGTTGCGCAGCGTGGCGAGGGAGATCGGGATGAGCCCCACCGGGCTCAAGAAGTTCCTGCAGGGCACCGCCCCGTACTCGCCCACGGTGCGACGGCTGCGCAACTGGTACGTGCAGTACGCGGCCAAGCTGGACCACGTGGTAGAGCGGCACGTGGCCTCGGCGGCGCTCTCGGTGCTCGTTCACGACCTGCCGCAGGCGTCGCGCGGGCAGACTGCCGCGTGCGTGCTGGACTGCGTGGGCCGGGGCTTCGTCGACCGCGGGCTGTCGCAGCCGGGGTGGGTCAACGAGCTGCGGCAGGAGTACGGGCCCGAGCACCTGGCCTGAGGCTCACGACGACGCCACGGGGCTGCCGCTCGCGGCCGGTTGGCCAAGCGGCGGCCGCCCCGCGTCGTCCTGCATCTTCTTGACACACCAGGCGCACCACACCATCGCCACCAGGGTGATGGCTGCCGCCGGGCCGCCCCACGCCCATCCCTTGCCGGTGGGGTCGGGCGGCCACTCCAGCAGGGTAATGGCGAGCACGCCCGCGTTCCACGCCGCGTGAAGCACCAGCCCGGCCCAGAGCGACCGGCTGGCGAACACGGCGTACCCCAGCACCAGGCCGCCCGCCAGCCGCACGGGGAACGCGTCGGCTTGCATGTGCATCAGCGAGAACAGCAGGGCCGACGCGGGGATGGCCGCGTCGGCACCCATCACGCGTTCCAGCGGCCGCTGGATCCATCCGCGGAACGCGAACTCCTCCACCAGGGGCAGGGCGGCGAGCGCCAGGATCCAGAAGGCCAGCTCGCCGTACGGCCGTTCCGCGAACTTGGTGATCATGTCCGGGAGGGGCGCCTCGCGCGCCAGCCCGAACGAAAGCAGCGCCACCCACAGCGCGTGCGGAAGCACCATCATCGCCGGCACCGTGGCCAGCAGCCACTTCCAGGTGCGCCCCGGACTGCGGACCCGCAGCCGCGCGCGCATCCGTCGCGCGCGTGGGCCCCACGCGTAGACGCGAAGGAAGATCAGCGTCACCAGGGCCGTCCACGCCATGGCCAGGCGCGGGTCGATCTGAAAGGTGAAGCCCACCAGCAGCGTCTGCCAGAACATCCAGATCAGCAGCCCCCACCCGGCGGCGGCCAGCCCGGCGCCGATGCGGACGGAGAGCGAGGACGCCCGCGCGGGGCGTTTTCCGTGAATGTTGTGCATCCCGTATCCTAACTCGTTTCCCGCGCTCGCGATAGCTGGTTCCCCCTCCCCCCGCCCCCTCCCCCGCAAACTGCGCGGGAGAGGGGGTGAACTTCGCGTGGGGTTCGATCGGGCGTCGTGCATGTCCCGGGTGGGCCCCTCCCCCGGCAAACTGCGCCGGGAGAGGGGGGAACTTCGGTCGAGGTTCGACGGGGTGCCTCGCATTCCGCGGGGAGCCCCCTCCCCCCGGCCCCCTGCCCCCGCTTCGCAGGGGAGGGGGTGACCTGAATCGCGCTTCGGCTGGCCTGATGCGCTCAACTGCGCGTGCAGTCCGCGAAGGCGGACTTTGGGCCGTGGTTGCCGCGACTTCAGTCGCCCCAGGACGGCGGAGGTCCGCCCGGGTGCCTGGTGAGGGCCCCACGGCAGCCGAGGCCTCGGTTACCGTGACCGCTGCCGCGCCCGGGCTGGTCCGTGTCCTCGGCTGGATCCTTCGGCCCGCGAGCGGTGTGCTGCGGGCGAGTGCAGCGCGCTTGGGCCTCAGGATGACAGGCTGTGGTGCGCGAAAAACTTGGAAGCGCGCCAGACTTGCTCCCTTCCACCGCGGCAGTTTGCGGGGGAAGGCCTGGGGATGGGGGGCACCCCGCCCGAGCACTTGGCTGGGCTTCGACGCACCCGCATCCGAAGTGGTACCCCCTCGACGCTGCTAGGCTTCGCCCTACGGTTGAGAACGGGATACGCGGCGTGGTAGATTCAGCGCCAACCTTTTGACGGCAGGAGAACGATGCCCGCGGTACCCTTCGACCAGCTCCCCGACGACGCACGCCTGTGGGTGTTCGCCGCCGCCCGCCCGCTTGCCGATGACGAACAGCAGCGCCTGCTCGCGCACACGGACGGCTTCCTTCGCCAGTGGGCGGCGCACGGGTCGCCCGTGGTCGGCGGGCGCGAGCTGCGGCACGGGCGCTTTCTGCTCGTGGGCGCCGACGAGCGCGCGACGGGCGTTTCCGGATGCTCCACCGACACCCTGTTCCGCACGCTCGGCGACCTGGAGCGCGAGCTTGGGGTGGATCTGCGCGATGCGTCGCTGGTGTTCTTTCGCGATGAGGAGGGCCGGGTGACGTCCGAGCCGCGCCCGGCGTTCCGCCAGCGCGCGCTGGCTGGAGGCGTCGGCCCGGAGACGGTCGTGTTCGACAACACTGTCCCTACCATCGGCGACGTTCGCAACGGCCGATGGGAAACGGAGATGCAGATGGCCTGGCACGCCCGCGCGTTCCCCGTCGGCGCCAGTAGCTAGGCGGACGCGTCCCGATCGCCACAGGGCCGGCACCCGCACGGATGCCGGCCCTCGTCATTCCCCCGAGCCGCACGCGAATAGGGCAGATGACCGATGCGGATGTGCGCCGCCGCCGAGTATCTTCGCCAGCGAAACTAAGAATGGAGGCTACATGAAACTGGATGGACGGGTGGCGCTGGTGACCGGCGCGGCGCGGGGGATCGGGGCGGCGGCGGCGAGGGCGCTGGCGGCTGAGGGTGCGCGCGTGCTGGTGACGGACGTTCGCGACGCGGAGGGGGCGGCTGTGGCGGACGCGATTGAGGGCGCGGCGTACCGTCGGCTGGACGTGCGCGAGGAGGCGGACTGGGCCGCGGCGATGGAGGACGTGCTGGCGCGGTGGGGGCGGCTGGACGTGCTGGTGAACAACGCGGGCGTGACGGGATTCGAGGATGGGCCGGCTCCCCACGATCCCGAGCACGCATCGCTCGAGGATTGGCGGGCGGTGCACCGCACCAACACCGATGGCGTGTTCCTGGGCTGCAAGCACGGTATCCGGGCCATGCGCCCGGCGGGGCGTGGGTCCATCATCAACGTGTCGTCGCGGTCGGGACTCGTGGGGATCCCGGCGGCGGCGGCGTACGCGGCCAGCAAGGCGGCCGTGCGAAACCACACCAAGACGGTGGC
This genomic stretch from Longimicrobium sp. harbors:
- a CDS encoding ExbD/TolR family protein produces the protein MGWDIVARIREPHTGIDATPFIGLVMVMLVTAMAVPVTTACYFDRLATSVTADELPENRVTIGIERSGMIWMAGPGGGIGIAPRDLSARLGIALAGVRGTERRIVNIRADQDAPYARVLDAVAAARANEVRTLGLITDPPPAARPADL
- a CDS encoding biopolymer transporter ExbD; the encoded protein is MAMIAGGTRGGFTASINMTPMIDVLLVLLIIFMVVQASLQRGLSVHVPASKTDGPVGPPQVDNLVLEVEPGGRYALNRRPLNGARLTEELQAVFANRPRKLLYVKASEQLSYGEVIHAFDASRAAGVDIIGLMPRN
- a CDS encoding Abi family protein yields the protein MARSYLKPALSPSDLLAHLQNRGLHVPDPVQALHALEYVGYYRLLIYMRPLQTPGPPKTFVAGARFDDVLSLYEFDRELRLLCLDGIERIEVALRAAIVNQVAVQHGPHFFLEPQNFEKLEYFVEFFQAAAKARYLGVQHYRERYDDPPLAPVWTIMEALTYGQLSHLFSRLALGHRKQIAIRFGFDESILVSWFRSLNMLRNMCAHHNRLWNFQMLVDQPKAAKRMRNEFPSTDRFYARAVVLATLLDATGHGAGWRRRLVELVDRYPTVPTASMGFPADWRARSFWAQAC
- the ppk1 gene encoding polyphosphate kinase 1; protein product: MRAEETPAAPAATPEPTPPGGRPALRAVGPGEHDEAAPGAPSRAVKPQPVPPGAELEHPSLYFNRELGLLDFNWRVLHQARDERTPLLERVRFLAITSGNLDEFFQKRVGGLKRQLIAGVQTLSLDGRTPGEQLALVAEAAAEMYAALATAWDHELRPRLRAEADVAVSDWAELDAEQRAGLTRYFRDNIYPVLTPLAVDPGHPFPFISNLSLSLAVLMRHAARNTMHFARLKVPTTQGRWVPVPNSPHKHHFVPVEQVVQANVGALFPGMEVVAASAFRVTRNADVDRDDDEAEDLLALISEELRERRFAPVVRLEVERGMPDEVRELLIRELELEPSDVYEAADMLDHAECMPLAELDLPQFRYEPWEPVVPEPLQHEGETEDEANVFSILRRGDVLVHHPYESFNASVQRLVEEAADDPHVLAIKMTLYRTGVKSPVVQALLRAAERGKQVAVLVEVTARFDEANNIVGAQMMEDVGVHVTYGLVGLKTHSKVTLVVRLEEGRPRTYCHVGTGNYHAKTTRAYTDFGLLTANSEIGRDLVNFFHFLTGYAPDQQYDRLVVAPRDMRRVFEERIDREIRVQESGGTGRIIAKLNALDDFGMIRALYRASQAGVSIDLIVRGHSRLRPGLPGYSDNIRVVSILGRFLEHDRIYYFENGGDPELFLGSADWRGRNLNERVETMVPVLDPALRERMVEVLQLALRDNRLAWDLDSEGQYVQRRPAPGEDEINYQELLMRDAVARSRAAGGRPWELSV
- a CDS encoding type II CAAX endopeptidase family protein; its protein translation is MHNIHGKRPARASSLSVRIGAGLAAAGWGLLIWMFWQTLLVGFTFQIDPRLAMAWTALVTLIFLRVYAWGPRARRMRARLRVRSPGRTWKWLLATVPAMMVLPHALWVALLSFGLAREAPLPDMITKFAERPYGELAFWILALAALPLVEEFAFRGWIQRPLERVMGADAAIPASALLFSLMHMQADAFPVRLAGGLVLGYAVFASRSLWAGLVLHAAWNAGVLAITLLEWPPDPTGKGWAWGGPAAAITLVAMVWCAWCVKKMQDDAGRPPLGQPAASGSPVASS
- a CDS encoding glucose 1-dehydrogenase, which translates into the protein MKLDGRVALVTGAARGIGAAAARALAAEGARVLVTDVRDAEGAAVADAIEGAAYRRLDVREEADWAAAMEDVLARWGRLDVLVNNAGVTGFEDGPAPHDPEHASLEDWRAVHRTNTDGVFLGCKHGIRAMRPAGRGSIINVSSRSGLVGIPAAAAYAASKAAVRNHTKTVALYCAQQGLAIRCNSIHPAAILTPMWEPMLGDGPDREARMAALVRDTPLRRFGTVEEVAAAVVYLASDDSGYMTGSELHLDGGILAGAVASPDRD